A portion of the Candidatus Margulisiibacteriota bacterium genome contains these proteins:
- a CDS encoding SUMF1/EgtB/PvdO family nonheme iron enzyme, producing MEIKRSGVRLPAQRLAGLGPVRGSRGPRCEEMIEIPGKKYRVMRGEVTVGQFRKFVKESDYQITGDNARPLISLVKRGKAGASVDCINYEDAMAYIGWRNREPGREFRLLNMTELDDTYKILGAQLSVSGYELTSTLIGKKQNVVTSCDFVYHSHGYDFADKRTLGRFFRLAENIKA from the coding sequence ATGGAAATAAAAAGATCAGGAGTAAGATTGCCGGCGCAGCGGCTGGCCGGGCTTGGGCCGGTTAGGGGTAGCAGGGGCCCTCGTTGCGAAGAAATGATCGAGATCCCGGGGAAAAAATACAGGGTCATGAGAGGCGAAGTCACGGTCGGCCAATTCCGTAAATTCGTCAAAGAGTCCGACTATCAGATCACGGGGGACAACGCGCGGCCACTTATTTCTCTTGTAAAAAGAGGCAAAGCCGGTGCTTCCGTGGATTGCATCAATTATGAGGATGCCATGGCTTATATCGGGTGGCGGAATAGAGAGCCCGGCCGCGAATTTCGGCTGCTGAACATGACCGAATTGGATGACACCTATAAGATTTTGGGTGCTCAATTATCAGTGAGCGGGTATGAACTAACGTCAACTTTGATCGGCAAAAAGCAGAATGTTGTGACTTCCTGCGACTTTGTGTATCATAGTCACGGTTACGATTTTGCGGATAAAAGAACACTCGGCCGTTTTTTTCGCCTGGCTGAAAATATTAAAGCTTAA
- a CDS encoding GSU2403 family nucleotidyltransferase fold protein, with protein sequence MIGIVHKILRVFQENGLWDEGVELIGSWCFLLYQKHFGVKAYPFRTVDIDFLIPSPYKAKNKIDIAALLAPLGFKTGFNSDGSIYMWGTDLKVEFLTPERGRGEVGAKEVRNLSIKAIPLRFVDILFKNPVWVKEQSIDVLVPNMVCFGLHKLLIAARRKNTDKKRKDLEHAILALTASDKRLIIDYYEELPKPWKKAIIAALEWSKAHLVMREKEAQEIILTLQTTGK encoded by the coding sequence ATGATCGGCATTGTTCATAAAATATTGCGAGTATTTCAGGAAAACGGCTTATGGGATGAGGGTGTCGAGTTGATCGGTAGCTGGTGTTTTCTTCTTTATCAGAAACATTTTGGCGTGAAAGCGTATCCTTTTAGGACTGTAGATATTGATTTTCTTATCCCCAGCCCATATAAAGCCAAAAATAAAATTGATATTGCTGCGTTGTTGGCCCCATTGGGTTTCAAAACCGGGTTTAATTCAGATGGTTCGATCTATATGTGGGGGACAGATCTAAAAGTAGAGTTCTTGACTCCGGAAAGGGGTCGGGGAGAGGTTGGGGCGAAAGAGGTCAGGAACCTAAGCATTAAGGCGATCCCTTTACGATTTGTTGATATCCTTTTTAAAAATCCGGTATGGGTAAAAGAACAGAGCATTGATGTTTTGGTCCCGAATATGGTTTGTTTTGGACTACACAAGCTGTTAATCGCGGCCAGAAGAAAGAATACAGATAAGAAACGCAAAGACCTTGAACATGCGATACTCGCGCTAACGGCGAGTGACAAACGACTAATCATTGATTACTATGAAGAATTGCCTAAACCCTGGAAGAAGGCCATTATTGCGGCCCTGGAATGGTCAAAGGCGCATTTGGTTATGCGTGAGAAAGAGGCGCAAGAAATAATTCTTACACTACAAACGACAGGAAAGTAA
- a CDS encoding ASCH domain-containing protein, whose product MKVLLSIKPEYADKIFCGEKKYEFRRAIFKRKGVNRVVVYASAPVGRVIGEFEIESIISDDLHSLWENTKMFAGISMDYFHDYFCGKETGYAIKIKNYIKYEESYDIKSKYGICPPQSFAYLGATEN is encoded by the coding sequence ATGAAAGTATTATTATCCATTAAGCCGGAATATGCTGACAAGATATTTTGCGGGGAAAAAAAGTATGAATTTAGGCGAGCGATATTTAAAAGGAAGGGCGTAAATCGAGTCGTCGTTTACGCGTCAGCACCAGTGGGGAGGGTGATCGGGGAATTCGAAATAGAATCAATAATATCAGATGATTTACATTCTTTGTGGGAAAACACTAAAATGTTCGCGGGAATATCAATGGATTATTTTCATGACTATTTTTGCGGGAAGGAAACCGGATATGCGATTAAAATAAAAAATTATATTAAGTATGAAGAGTCGTATGATATTAAATCCAAGTATGGCATATGCCCGCCACAATCGTTCGCTTATTTAGGCGCGACGGAAAACTAG
- a CDS encoding FRG domain-containing protein, protein MTKNKRAFKFLSDYIRHLENVIDENGLTLFRGLGKDYPLVPRIARILLKNPLTATENRMMRDFQLKSRPFLSIVPNSSWDWLALAQHHGLPTRLMDWTNNPLAALWFAVKDPPINNNDGIVWMFNVNKADVLSEDEKKTLSPNRNGQTRIFQPNHIADRIANQGAWFTVHKYNFSRTTHNGFVPLENMKRYKHCLTRYRIPAKYFYDIRFHLDLCGFNHASLFPGLDGLCKHLSWYHSLLEDEIDK, encoded by the coding sequence ATGACAAAGAACAAAAGAGCGTTTAAATTTCTTAGCGATTACATTAGACATTTAGAAAATGTAATTGATGAGAATGGACTAACCTTATTTCGGGGATTGGGCAAGGACTACCCTCTAGTACCTCGAATTGCAAGGATATTACTTAAAAACCCTCTTACAGCGACAGAAAATAGAATGATGAGGGATTTTCAATTAAAAAGCAGACCCTTCTTATCTATTGTTCCAAATTCTAGCTGGGATTGGTTAGCCTTGGCCCAACATCATGGATTACCAACCAGGTTAATGGACTGGACTAACAATCCGCTTGCCGCGTTATGGTTTGCCGTAAAGGATCCTCCTATAAATAATAATGATGGCATTGTTTGGATGTTCAACGTCAATAAAGCTGATGTCCTTTCAGAAGACGAGAAAAAAACACTTAGCCCCAATCGTAACGGTCAAACAAGAATTTTTCAGCCAAACCATATCGCCGACCGCATTGCGAACCAAGGCGCATGGTTCACGGTCCATAAGTATAATTTTAGTAGAACGACACATAACGGATTTGTCCCATTAGAGAACATGAAACGATATAAGCACTGTTTGACGCGATACCGAATTCCAGCAAAATATTTTTATGACATTCGATTTCATCTCGACTTGTGTGGTTTTAACCATGCGTCATTATTCCCTGGGTTAGACGGCCTATGTAAACATTTATCTTGGTATCATTCTCTGCTAGAAGATGAAATAGACAAGTAA
- a CDS encoding copper resistance protein NlpE, producing MPKWSWGIAALVLILGVGFFIFNGQGSGTTYEGVLPGADCAGLKTELTLYPNGTYFLKETYLATRDGDKTFTSIGKWQKHASQGRAVIQLNYDKPQDIYNFLQKDADHIVVIDKELKMIDCPMNLTLGKK from the coding sequence ATGCCAAAATGGAGCTGGGGGATCGCAGCGCTTGTCCTGATCTTGGGAGTTGGCTTCTTCATCTTCAACGGCCAAGGTTCGGGGACGACATATGAAGGGGTCCTCCCCGGCGCCGATTGCGCCGGCCTCAAGACCGAATTGACCTTATACCCGAACGGCACTTATTTTCTCAAGGAAACCTACCTGGCCACCCGGGATGGGGATAAAACTTTCACTTCTATCGGCAAATGGCAAAAACATGCTTCCCAGGGCAGGGCGGTTATCCAGCTAAACTACGACAAGCCGCAGGATATCTACAATTTCCTCCAAAAAGACGCCGATCATATCGTGGTTATCGATAAAGAGCTGAAGATGATCGATTGTCCGATGAATTTGACGCTGGGGAAGAAGTAG
- a CDS encoding alpha/beta fold hydrolase, with protein MTIIAPKDHSRLTSPYYLTGKSLFANQGGREVFVKKITTTAAWKPRLGPVIMAPGIACNGNLFRLRTDNGQILTFDHARSFANLLASQGFAVYLWHYPSSELVYNRFVSRHCPESVYYGKRYNVSPALNFDQMVNLDLPLVLDLVAKDAGTERLSWVGFSMGGMLAYAYLAKYGDDRIGNLVAIGSPIRITLSLARLIANINRFSKILGAEEQTIGGTLSAKLHLFASLAALLPDRALKSRQFDFLYEPDNVKHKTLRAFFARIVEPIPSGLENSYSQFIREGFVSLGGDFDYYAGLRSRRGERPNCLFIAGEKDKLAPPESVRLAQKALTPQAETNFVVIKGSGHNDLVIGNNAEGEVWERSLDWLIAHRR; from the coding sequence ATGACAATCATTGCTCCTAAAGATCATTCACGGTTGACCAGTCCGTATTATTTAACGGGCAAAAGCCTGTTCGCGAACCAGGGTGGACGGGAAGTCTTCGTAAAAAAGATCACCACCACCGCCGCCTGGAAGCCGCGGCTGGGACCGGTCATTATGGCCCCAGGGATCGCCTGTAACGGCAATCTTTTCCGTTTAAGAACGGATAACGGCCAGATCCTGACTTTTGATCATGCCAGGTCTTTTGCTAATTTGTTGGCCAGTCAGGGGTTCGCGGTTTATCTTTGGCATTACCCAAGTTCGGAGCTGGTTTATAACCGTTTTGTCTCCCGCCATTGCCCCGAGAGCGTTTATTACGGTAAACGTTATAATGTGTCGCCCGCTTTGAATTTTGACCAAATGGTCAATCTTGATTTGCCGCTGGTCCTCGACCTGGTAGCTAAAGACGCGGGGACCGAGCGCCTTTCCTGGGTCGGTTTTAGCATGGGCGGGATGCTGGCTTATGCCTATCTGGCAAAATACGGTGACGATCGGATCGGCAATTTGGTGGCGATCGGCAGCCCAATTCGCATTACTCTTTCTTTGGCTCGTTTGATCGCTAATATAAACCGGTTCTCAAAGATTTTAGGAGCGGAAGAACAAACGATCGGCGGGACTCTTTCGGCCAAACTCCATCTCTTTGCCAGTCTGGCCGCTTTATTGCCGGATCGAGCCTTAAAAAGCAGGCAGTTTGATTTTTTATATGAACCAGATAATGTAAAACATAAGACTTTGCGCGCTTTTTTTGCCAGAATCGTTGAGCCGATCCCTTCCGGCCTGGAAAACTCATATAGTCAATTCATTCGCGAGGGGTTTGTTTCATTAGGCGGGGATTTTGATTACTATGCCGGTTTGAGAAGCAGGCGAGGGGAGCGGCCGAACTGTTTATTTATTGCCGGCGAAAAGGATAAATTGGCTCCGCCGGAAAGCGTCCGCCTGGCCCAAAAAGCCTTGACGCCTCAAGCTGAGACGAATTTTGTGGTCATCAAAGGGAGCGGGCACAACGATCTGGTCATTGGTAATAACGCGGAAGGTGAGGTTTGGGAAAGGAGCTTGGATTGGCTGATCGCCCATCGCCGGTGA
- a CDS encoding nucleotidyltransferase domain-containing protein, with the protein MISLKSEITQQVLNYFFLNPQESLYINELARQLSLDKRNLVKKIKELENDGLLISWSRGNLKLYAINRKFPLYKEYKNIVLKTVGFEKELKDVLKGTAGAEKAYIYGSYARDKMDAHSDIDLLVIGNHGVVLLQRKISRLQKKIGREINAVNMSAGEFRKRRANQDPFLQNILKNKYIEIKNEI; encoded by the coding sequence ATGATCTCCCTGAAATCAGAAATAACACAGCAAGTATTGAACTATTTTTTCCTGAACCCGCAGGAAAGCCTTTATATCAATGAGCTGGCCAGGCAGCTTTCCCTTGACAAAAGGAACCTGGTAAAAAAGATCAAAGAGCTGGAAAATGATGGTCTTTTGATCAGCTGGTCGCGCGGCAATCTGAAGCTTTACGCCATTAACCGAAAGTTCCCCTTATACAAGGAGTACAAAAACATTGTGCTCAAAACAGTCGGCTTTGAAAAAGAACTTAAAGACGTTCTTAAAGGAACGGCCGGCGCCGAGAAAGCCTATATTTACGGCTCATATGCGAGGGATAAAATGGACGCTCACAGCGACATTGATCTTCTGGTTATCGGCAACCACGGGGTTGTTCTGCTGCAAAGAAAGATTTCACGCCTCCAGAAAAAAATTGGCCGTGAAATAAATGCCGTGAATATGAGCGCCGGGGAGTTCAGGAAACGCAGGGCAAACCAAGACCCTTTCCTTCAAAACATTTTAAAAAACAAATATATTGAGATCAAAAATGAAATTTGA
- the tsaD gene encoding tRNA (adenosine(37)-N6)-threonylcarbamoyltransferase complex transferase subunit TsaD, with amino-acid sequence MLILAIETSCDETAAAVVRDGQAVLSSVISSQIDFHRKYGGIVPEVAARKHIEVITPVIQEAISIAGVGFKEIDAVAVTYGPGLIGSLIVGLSAAKAIAWSLGKPLIGVNHLEGHIYANFLTSNFKPQTSKQIINPKSEIPNFPFICLLVSGGHTMIIKVNGHGQYETIGRTRDDAAGEAFDKVARFLKLGYPGGPIIDKLAKEGNPKAINFTRPMLNDGYDFSFSGIKTAVVNFGTRYQVPGTRVEDVAASFQQAVVDVLVEKTVRAALDHGCRTVTIAGGVSANSQLRQELMTKGKAAGLNVIILPFEYCTDNAAMIACAGYYKFINSSLDISHSSFSLAPVASLKL; translated from the coding sequence ATGCTTATCCTCGCCATCGAAACCTCCTGCGACGAAACCGCGGCGGCCGTGGTCCGTGACGGCCAGGCCGTCCTCTCGAGCGTCATCTCCTCCCAGATCGATTTCCACCGGAAATACGGCGGGATCGTGCCGGAGGTCGCCGCCCGGAAACATATCGAGGTCATAACGCCGGTCATCCAGGAGGCGATTTCAATCGCCGGTGTCGGCTTTAAGGAGATCGACGCCGTCGCCGTCACTTACGGCCCCGGCCTGATCGGTTCGCTGATCGTCGGCCTCTCCGCCGCCAAAGCGATCGCCTGGTCACTTGGCAAACCACTGATCGGAGTGAACCACCTTGAGGGTCACATCTACGCTAACTTCTTAACTTCCAACTTCAAACCTCAAACTTCAAAACAAATTATAAATCCAAAATCAGAAATTCCAAACTTTCCATTCATTTGTCTTCTGGTCTCCGGCGGCCACACCATGATAATAAAAGTGAATGGTCACGGGCAGTACGAAACCATTGGGCGGACTCGCGATGACGCCGCGGGGGAAGCTTTCGACAAGGTCGCCCGTTTTCTCAAACTCGGTTACCCCGGCGGCCCAATCATCGATAAATTAGCTAAAGAAGGAAACCCCAAGGCAATTAACTTTACCCGCCCTATGCTAAATGATGGGTACGACTTCTCGTTTAGCGGGATCAAGACTGCTGTAGTCAACTTTGGTACCAGGTACCAGGTACCAGGTACCAGGGTCGAAGATGTCGCAGCGTCGTTCCAGCAAGCCGTCGTCGACGTCCTAGTCGAGAAGACAGTCCGGGCCGCGCTTGACCACGGTTGCCGGACGGTTACAATCGCCGGCGGGGTCTCGGCTAACTCCCAGCTCCGCCAGGAGCTAATGACCAAAGGCAAAGCAGCCGGACTCAACGTCATCATCCTACCGTTCGAGTACTGCACCGACAACGCCGCCATGATCGCCTGCGCCGGTTATTACAAATTCATTAATTCGTCATTAGACATTAGTCATTCGTCATTTTCCCTAGCCCCCGTTGCCAGTCTCAAGTTGTAG
- the gatC gene encoding Asp-tRNA(Asn)/Glu-tRNA(Gln) amidotransferase subunit GatC, whose protein sequence is MKIDVEHVARLARLGLTEEEKALFSQQLSAILDFAASLQKLETGDLPPTAHAIPMKNIFREDEAIPCENVDDILANAPEEEEHMFKVPKILE, encoded by the coding sequence ATGAAGATCGATGTGGAGCATGTCGCCCGGCTCGCCCGGCTCGGTTTAACCGAAGAAGAAAAAGCGCTCTTTTCCCAACAGCTCTCCGCCATCCTCGACTTTGCCGCCAGCTTGCAAAAGCTTGAGACTGGCGACCTGCCGCCGACCGCCCACGCCATCCCGATGAAGAACATCTTCCGCGAAGATGAAGCTATCCCTTGCGAAAATGTCGATGATATTCTGGCAAATGCGCCTGAGGAAGAGGAACATATGTTCAAGGTACCTAAAATACTGGAATAA
- the gatA gene encoding Asp-tRNA(Asn)/Glu-tRNA(Gln) amidotransferase subunit GatA — MYTKTAHELCNVLSERKISSVELTGLVLARIEQVEPRIKAFVSWDQEAALAQAYAADERLKSGQGVTPLTGIPIAVKDNMCTRGVTTTCGSKILSNYLPPYDGTVVAKLKAAGAVIVGKTNMDEFAMGSSTENSAFHPTHNPWDTGTVPGGSSGGSAAAVAAHEAILATGSDTGGSIRQPAAFCGVVGLKPTYGLVSRYGLVAFASSLDQIGPLTKDVADSALLLNAIAGHDPKDSTSVNQPVPDYLGALQTDIKRRRVGLIKELMGAGIAPEVKAAVKAAADKLSNLGAEISEVSLPSFEHAVATYYLIAPAEASSNLARYDGVKYGQRSKEAKDLISMYYNTRREGFGPEVKRRIMLGTYALSAGYYDAYYLKALKVRTLIKQDFDRAFSGCDALISPTAPTVAFKLGEKTADPLAMYLSDIATIPVNLAGLPAISLPCGFSGNLPIGLQIIGPAFAEETLLRLAFAYEQGTEWHIKKAPL, encoded by the coding sequence ATGTACACAAAAACAGCCCACGAACTTTGTAATGTCCTCTCCGAACGGAAGATAAGCTCCGTTGAATTGACCGGCCTGGTCCTGGCCAGGATCGAACAGGTCGAACCGCGGATCAAGGCGTTCGTCAGCTGGGACCAAGAGGCCGCGCTGGCCCAGGCTTACGCCGCCGATGAAAGGTTGAAGAGCGGCCAGGGGGTTACCCCGCTAACCGGTATCCCGATCGCCGTCAAAGACAACATGTGCACTCGCGGGGTCACCACGACCTGCGGCTCCAAGATACTTAGTAACTACCTCCCGCCGTATGACGGCACAGTCGTAGCCAAACTGAAGGCGGCCGGCGCGGTCATCGTCGGCAAAACGAACATGGACGAGTTCGCCATGGGCTCCTCGACCGAGAACTCCGCTTTCCATCCCACTCATAATCCGTGGGATACCGGCACCGTCCCCGGCGGCTCGTCCGGCGGTTCGGCCGCGGCGGTCGCCGCGCATGAAGCGATCCTGGCGACCGGTTCGGACACCGGCGGCTCGATCCGGCAACCGGCCGCTTTCTGCGGCGTGGTCGGGCTAAAACCGACCTACGGCCTGGTCTCCCGCTATGGGCTGGTCGCTTTCGCCTCATCGCTCGACCAGATCGGCCCGCTGACTAAAGATGTCGCCGACTCGGCTTTGCTGCTGAACGCGATCGCCGGCCATGATCCGAAAGACTCGACCTCGGTCAACCAACCGGTCCCCGATTACCTCGGGGCACTTCAGACCGATATCAAGCGCCGCCGGGTCGGCCTGATCAAGGAATTAATGGGGGCTGGGATCGCCCCCGAAGTCAAAGCGGCGGTCAAAGCGGCCGCCGACAAATTGTCCAACCTTGGGGCGGAGATCAGCGAGGTCTCGCTCCCCTCTTTCGAACACGCGGTCGCCACCTATTATCTGATCGCCCCGGCTGAAGCGAGCTCGAACCTCGCCCGCTATGACGGGGTTAAATATGGCCAGAGGTCCAAAGAGGCCAAAGACCTGATCTCAATGTATTACAACACCCGCCGGGAAGGTTTTGGCCCCGAAGTGAAGCGCCGGATCATGCTCGGCACTTACGCCCTCTCCGCCGGCTACTACGACGCTTACTATTTGAAAGCACTTAAGGTCCGGACGCTGATCAAGCAGGATTTCGATCGGGCGTTCAGCGGCTGCGACGCGCTTATTTCCCCGACCGCCCCGACCGTCGCCTTCAAGCTCGGCGAAAAGACAGCCGACCCGCTCGCCATGTACCTCTCCGACATCGCCACCATCCCGGTCAACCTGGCCGGCCTCCCGGCCATTTCTCTCCCCTGCGGCTTCAGCGGCAACCTGCCGATCGGCTTGCAGATCATCGGCCCGGCTTTCGCCGAAGAGACGCTCCTCCGCCTCGCGTTCGCCTACGAACAAGGAACTGAATGGCACATAAAAAAAGCACCGCTCTGA
- the gatB gene encoding Asp-tRNA(Asn)/Glu-tRNA(Gln) amidotransferase subunit GatB has product MKFETVIGLETHAQLLTKSKMFCSCPNLFGDQPNTNICPVCTGQPGVLPVINKRAVELAIKTALALNCKIEPRNVFARKHYFYPDLPKNLQISQYELPLATGGYLEIEVDGVKRKIGITRIHLEEDAGKLVHLGAARIMGAEASLVDYNRTGTPLMEIVSEPDLRSPREAAVYTQTLANILRYLEVCDAKMEEGSLRCDANLSLRPVGEKKLGTKSEIKNMNSYKAIEKALLAEEKRHAEILEEGGKIVQETRFFDDVTETTTGMRNKEFAHDYRYFPEPDLVPIEPAAEWVEAIRQTIGELPWQRQFRFTSEFKLPAEIAAILLADKPMADFLDATAKLYDKPAIIANWLVGDLNGYLNENKLKISALKFVPAQLAELLQLIEAGTLSNKIAKTVLSEVLKTGQQVKDVIAKSGLTQISNEDELKKIVQEVIDNNPKQVEQFKSGKETVMMFLVGQVMKLSKGRANPALANQLLKEALK; this is encoded by the coding sequence ATGAAATTCGAAACCGTGATTGGCCTCGAGACCCACGCCCAGCTTTTGACCAAAAGCAAGATGTTCTGCTCCTGCCCTAATCTCTTCGGCGACCAGCCGAACACCAATATCTGCCCGGTCTGCACCGGCCAGCCGGGGGTACTGCCAGTCATTAACAAACGAGCGGTCGAACTGGCGATCAAGACCGCCCTCGCCCTGAACTGTAAGATCGAGCCGCGGAATGTCTTCGCCCGCAAGCACTATTTCTATCCCGACCTGCCGAAGAACCTGCAAATATCCCAGTACGAACTCCCCCTGGCGACCGGCGGCTATTTAGAGATCGAAGTTGACGGGGTCAAAAGAAAGATCGGCATCACCCGCATCCATCTCGAAGAAGATGCCGGCAAGCTCGTCCACCTGGGAGCCGCCCGGATCATGGGGGCCGAAGCTTCGCTGGTCGATTACAACCGGACCGGCACCCCGCTGATGGAGATCGTCTCCGAGCCGGACCTCCGCTCCCCCCGGGAAGCGGCCGTCTATACCCAAACGCTGGCCAACATCCTCCGCTATCTTGAGGTCTGCGACGCCAAAATGGAGGAAGGGTCGCTCCGCTGCGATGCCAACCTCTCGCTCCGCCCGGTCGGCGAGAAAAAACTCGGCACCAAGAGCGAGATCAAGAACATGAATTCCTATAAGGCGATCGAAAAGGCGCTCCTCGCCGAGGAAAAGAGGCACGCCGAGATCCTCGAGGAAGGCGGCAAGATCGTCCAGGAGACCAGGTTCTTTGACGACGTGACCGAAACGACCACCGGGATGAGGAACAAAGAATTCGCCCACGATTACCGCTACTTCCCTGAACCGGACCTGGTCCCGATCGAACCGGCAGCCGAATGGGTCGAGGCGATCCGGCAAACTATCGGCGAACTCCCCTGGCAGCGGCAGTTCCGCTTCACCTCGGAGTTCAAGCTACCAGCTGAAATAGCGGCGATCCTCCTGGCCGACAAACCGATGGCTGATTTCCTCGACGCGACGGCCAAGCTCTACGATAAACCGGCGATCATTGCCAACTGGTTGGTCGGTGACCTGAACGGTTATCTTAATGAGAACAAATTAAAGATCTCCGCCCTGAAGTTTGTCCCGGCGCAACTAGCCGAATTGCTCCAATTGATCGAGGCCGGCACGCTAAGTAACAAGATAGCCAAAACTGTGTTGAGCGAAGTCTTAAAGACCGGCCAGCAGGTCAAAGACGTGATCGCCAAATCGGGCTTGACGCAGATCAGCAATGAGGATGAACTCAAAAAGATCGTTCAGGAAGTGATCGACAACAATCCAAAGCAAGTTGAACAGTTTAAGTCGGGCAAAGAAACAGTGATGATGTTCCTGGTCGGTCAAGTGATGAAGTTATCAAAAGGCCGGGCCAACCCGGCCTTAGCCAATCAGCTGCTCAAGGAAGCGCTCAAATAG
- a CDS encoding TatD family nuclease-associated radical SAM protein yields MSDIAYQIGDSLYLNITNRCTNECPFCIRNKGRQFNQQYDLWLNKEPTVDEIMAAIGDPAKYEQIVFCGYGEPTIRLDIIKTVTAEFKSKLQTSNIQTKDKSQLSNLKNAASPIIRLDTNGTANLFWGRNILPELKGLIDFISISLNAENAEKYNKLCRPMFGEQTYAAVLDFIRTAKSFIPVVEATIVDLPGVDKEACRKVAKELGASFRVRPYYEESYVK; encoded by the coding sequence ATGAGCGATATCGCCTACCAAATAGGGGATTCCCTGTATTTAAATATTACCAACCGCTGCACGAACGAATGCCCGTTCTGTATCCGGAATAAAGGCCGGCAATTCAACCAGCAATATGACCTCTGGTTGAATAAAGAACCAACTGTTGATGAGATCATGGCCGCGATCGGCGATCCGGCTAAATACGAACAAATAGTCTTTTGTGGATATGGTGAACCGACAATTCGGCTGGACATCATTAAGACGGTTACCGCCGAATTTAAATCCAAACTTCAAACCTCAAACATCCAAACAAAAGACAAATCCCAATTATCCAACCTCAAAAACGCCGCATCACCTATTATCAGGCTGGATACGAATGGAACCGCCAACCTCTTCTGGGGGCGGAACATTTTGCCGGAATTGAAAGGATTGATCGATTTCATTTCCATCAGCCTGAACGCGGAAAACGCTGAAAAATACAATAAACTTTGCCGGCCGATGTTCGGCGAGCAAACCTATGCCGCCGTCCTCGATTTTATCCGAACGGCCAAGAGTTTCATTCCCGTGGTCGAAGCGACAATCGTCGACCTCCCCGGAGTGGATAAGGAAGCGTGTCGCAAGGTCGCTAAAGAGCTGGGGGCGAGTTTCCGGGTCCGCCCCTATTATGAGGAGAGCTATGTCAAATAA